The DNA sequence TTCCCAAATCCTACGGATACCAGAACCCTTTTGCCATTTCTTGAAACCTACCCGCATGAATTGAAGACGGTTGTCGCAGATGCGGGCTACGGCAGTGAGGAGAATTTACTGAAGCTGGATCAACAGGAAATTAACCACTTGATTAAGTACGCCATGTTTGATAAGGAGCAGAAGAAAAAGCACCAACAGTCGGCTAAGAACTTGACCAACTGGCACTATGATGAGACAGAGGACAGCTACACCCATCCTGAAGGCTGGCGCTATCAGTTTCATCATCTCAAGCACCAGAAGACCCCAACTGGTTTTGAACAAGAAATCAAGGTCTATTACGCTGAAGAACCAGATTTAGCTCCTCAAAAGGGGCTCTACATCAACGAACGTTATCAAAAACTCAAAGCTAAAGAATGTCAAGCGCTTTTATCTCCTGAAGGCAGACAGATTTTTGCCCAACGCAAGATTGAGGTGGAACCTGTCTTTGGGCAGATAAAGGCTTGTTTGGGTTACAAGCGATGTCACCTGAGAGGCAAGCAGAAAGTAAACATTGACATGGGATTAGTTCTCATGGCCAACAATCTCCTAAAATACAACAGAAGAACCGTTCAAAACTAAAAAAGAGACTCACAAAAGTGAATCTCTAGTTTTTTTGTCACTGGGAATTGATTTTGTCCCGGACTCTTTTAAGTGCTCTGTATTTAAAGCATACAGTAAACAATAGCAATATATTGCAGGGCCGATGCCAGCAGGATAAAAAGATGCCAGATCATGTGGTCGTAAGGACGTTTACGGGAATAGAAGAAGGCACCTATTGTATAGGAAAGGCCGCCTGCTAACATGAGACTCCAAAAAAGCGGACCAGTCTTGGTGATGATGGCTGGAATGATGAAAATCACCAGCCAGCCCATGAGTAGGTAGAGAAAGAGGCTAAATTTCTCATTGATTTTTTTAGCAAAAATCTTATACAAAATACCAAAGATGGTGGTCCCCCATTGGAGGACGATAATGAGATAACCTAACCAGCCACCGACCAAGGATAAGGCTACCGGGGTGTAGGAGCCAGCGATGGCAATATAGATCATGCTGTGGTCAATAATCCGAAGGACATACTTTTGCGGTGAGGCATACTGCATGGAGTGGTAGATGGTCGAGGACATGAACATGAGAAAGAGGCTGATGACGAAGACCGACATGCCAACCGCTGCCTTAAGTCCAAAGACTTGATAGCTGTAAGAAGCCGTAATCGGTAACAGGACCAGCATAGCTGCCGAACCGACAGCGTGGGTTACAGCATTGGCGACTTCTTCACCGAAGGTTAATTGTTTACTGAGTTTTAGAGTTGCTGTGTTCATGGTGATCTCCTTGAAGATTTTCGGCAAGTTTATGAGTATAGTGGTAGAGTTTCAGAGTTTGACAG is a window from the Streptococcus criceti HS-6 genome containing:
- the trhA gene encoding PAQR family membrane homeostasis protein TrhA — protein: MNTATLKLSKQLTFGEEVANAVTHAVGSAAMLVLLPITASYSYQVFGLKAAVGMSVFVISLFLMFMSSTIYHSMQYASPQKYVLRIIDHSMIYIAIAGSYTPVALSLVGGWLGYLIIVLQWGTTIFGILYKIFAKKINEKFSLFLYLLMGWLVIFIIPAIITKTGPLFWSLMLAGGLSYTIGAFFYSRKRPYDHMIWHLFILLASALQYIAIVYCML